In a genomic window of Paramicrobacterium chengjingii:
- a CDS encoding FAD-binding oxidoreductase — MTTPHFVQDAAALAERVTGPVLLNDDPQLADEARGQFLYLDHSPDIIVGAASEADVVEAVRFAREHDLAIHIQATGHGTPHVIDGGMLITTRRLDALHIDAEARTATIGAGLRWRTVADAAAPHNLAPITGSAPGVGVVGFLLGGGLGPLARSHGFGSDWVRRVRIVTGEGELVTASETENPDLFWALRGGKSGFGVVTEITVELAKIPALYAGSMTFAAEHIDEVLRAWSRWARDVPDTVTSSAAIMRFPDVPQIPAPMRGTTVLSIRVAVPAPASDAEGIVAPLRQAAPAMVDEIGPMPLAEMGRIHNDPEDPSPMHAWSMAHSVTTLDDGFLEKLISTFGAHGETPLTIVELRHVGTHRDVPESAAGGRDGEFLFSVLGISPEPLDAVFSDSIAPFVAEASPWMAPQTPVNFLGEVSRDDVATRAWTPQDAARLSAIRERVNPEGRIVGIR, encoded by the coding sequence ATGACGACTCCTCATTTTGTTCAGGATGCCGCTGCGCTCGCCGAACGCGTCACAGGGCCGGTTCTGCTGAACGACGATCCACAGTTGGCCGACGAAGCACGCGGTCAGTTTCTCTATCTCGACCATTCCCCCGACATCATCGTCGGTGCGGCGTCCGAAGCAGACGTTGTCGAGGCCGTGCGCTTCGCGCGCGAGCACGACCTCGCGATCCACATTCAGGCGACCGGGCACGGCACGCCCCACGTCATTGACGGCGGCATGCTCATCACCACACGGCGGCTCGATGCATTGCACATCGATGCTGAGGCCCGCACCGCGACGATCGGCGCGGGTTTGCGCTGGCGTACCGTCGCCGATGCCGCAGCGCCACACAATCTCGCGCCCATCACGGGGTCCGCACCCGGAGTCGGCGTTGTCGGCTTTCTGCTCGGCGGCGGCCTCGGGCCACTCGCCCGCAGCCACGGCTTCGGCTCTGACTGGGTGCGACGTGTTCGGATCGTCACGGGCGAGGGCGAGCTCGTGACAGCATCCGAAACCGAAAATCCCGACCTATTCTGGGCACTTCGGGGCGGCAAATCCGGCTTTGGCGTCGTGACCGAGATAACTGTCGAGCTTGCCAAGATCCCCGCGCTGTACGCCGGCAGCATGACATTCGCAGCGGAGCATATTGACGAGGTACTGCGCGCGTGGTCGCGCTGGGCCCGCGACGTTCCCGACACGGTGACGAGCTCTGCGGCGATCATGCGCTTTCCCGATGTTCCGCAGATTCCCGCTCCGATGCGCGGAACAACGGTTCTCAGCATCCGTGTCGCTGTTCCAGCACCGGCGTCAGACGCAGAGGGCATCGTCGCACCCCTGAGGCAGGCAGCTCCCGCGATGGTCGACGAGATCGGCCCTATGCCGCTCGCCGAAATGGGCCGCATCCACAACGACCCAGAAGACCCGTCGCCCATGCATGCGTGGTCGATGGCACACTCGGTGACGACGCTTGACGACGGCTTTCTCGAGAAGCTCATCTCAACGTTCGGTGCCCACGGCGAGACACCACTTACGATCGTGGAACTTCGTCACGTGGGAACTCACCGCGACGTGCCGGAATCGGCGGCCGGCGGCCGCGACGGTGAGTTTCTCTTCAGCGTGCTCGGAATCTCACCGGAGCCACTGGATGCGGTGTTCTCTGACTCAATTGCACCGTTCGTCGCTGAGGCTTCACCGTGGATGGCGCCTCAGACTCCGGTGAACTTCCTCGGCGAGGTGTCGCGCGACGACGTTGCAACTCGCGCGTGGACTCCACAGGACGCGGCTCGATTGAGCGCCATCCGTGAGCGGGTAAACCCGGAGGGACGCATCGTGGGAATCCGGTGA
- a CDS encoding DNA-3-methyladenine glycosylase family protein, translating to MTFVQQGIGKALEIPPVALRTVAEALGDAPDNGRGDERCVSTVYRPRHPLDLREVLSPLARGGDGPGFRRMSDGAWATFRAPDGPVTLRISAHGEEVHATAWGAGAAWAIDGLPELLGDSDDWSDLDVSASPLLTEVLRRNPGIRLSRNRRVFEMLVPSIIEQKVTCTEAWRSWRLLVRRHGTPAPGPAPDGMWVAPDASGWRHIPSWEWHAVGVGPQRAQAVVRASRVADALERTIAEPPERASSRLQSLPGVGAWTAAEVTARSHGDPDAVSVGDFHLAASVGTAIVGEPVDDDAMLELLEPWSGQRQRVLRLVALSGIRKPRRGPRITRQDHRWH from the coding sequence ATGACGTTCGTACAGCAGGGAATCGGTAAGGCTCTCGAGATTCCTCCTGTCGCACTGCGCACCGTGGCCGAGGCGCTCGGTGACGCACCCGACAACGGCCGCGGTGACGAGCGTTGCGTGTCGACGGTGTATCGACCGCGGCATCCGCTCGATCTGCGGGAAGTTCTCTCACCGCTTGCGCGGGGCGGAGACGGGCCCGGTTTTCGCCGCATGTCGGACGGCGCATGGGCGACGTTCCGTGCGCCAGACGGGCCCGTGACACTACGCATCTCAGCTCACGGCGAGGAGGTGCACGCGACGGCGTGGGGCGCCGGTGCCGCCTGGGCCATCGACGGGTTGCCCGAGCTGCTCGGCGATTCTGACGACTGGAGCGATCTCGACGTGTCGGCGAGCCCGCTGCTCACCGAGGTTCTGCGTCGAAACCCGGGCATCCGGCTCAGCCGAAACAGACGTGTCTTCGAAATGCTCGTGCCCTCGATCATCGAGCAGAAGGTGACGTGCACCGAGGCATGGAGATCGTGGCGGCTGCTCGTGCGCCGCCATGGAACGCCCGCGCCCGGGCCGGCACCGGATGGCATGTGGGTGGCACCGGATGCTTCAGGCTGGCGCCACATCCCGAGCTGGGAATGGCACGCGGTCGGCGTGGGGCCGCAGCGTGCGCAAGCCGTCGTGCGCGCGAGTCGCGTCGCCGACGCTCTCGAGCGCACGATCGCAGAACCACCGGAGAGAGCATCCTCGCGCCTTCAGAGCCTGCCGGGCGTCGGTGCATGGACGGCCGCCGAAGTGACGGCACGCTCACACGGCGACCCGGATGCCGTCAGCGTCGGCGACTTCCACCTCGCCGCTTCGGTGGGCACCGCCATCGTCGGCGAGCCCGTCGACGACGACGCGATGCTCGAACTGCTTGAGCCGTGGTCGGGGCAGCGCCAGAGGGTGCTGCGGCTCGTCGCGCTCAGCGGCATCCGAAAACCTCGGCGTGGCCCGCGCATCACGCGCCAAGACCACCGCTGGCACTGA
- a CDS encoding NYN domain-containing protein, whose translation MVEAQDPRVAVYLDFDNIVISWYDRVHGRNSYGKDRQKITDNPDDPVVIERLNQAMIEVGAIIDFAASFGTLVLTRAYADWSLRVNAEYRSQLVARAVDLVQLFPAAAYAKNGADIRLAVDAVEDMFRLPDLTHVVIVGGDSDYVPLAQRCKRLGRYVVGVGVAGSTAKSLAAACDEFESYESLSGVARVEPVQAKTKTARKAKAAEPDDHPETGSDESSDPDDQDAATALLERALRLGHDKSGSDEWLHTSAVKTHMRRMDPSFSEKALGYRSFNDFLKSRDSMTELEESGHERLVRLRER comes from the coding sequence ATGGTTGAGGCTCAGGATCCCCGCGTCGCCGTCTATCTCGATTTCGACAACATCGTCATCTCCTGGTACGACCGCGTGCACGGCCGCAACTCCTATGGGAAAGATCGTCAGAAAATCACCGACAACCCCGACGACCCGGTCGTCATCGAACGGCTGAACCAGGCGATGATCGAGGTTGGCGCGATCATCGACTTCGCGGCATCCTTTGGCACGCTCGTACTGACGCGCGCCTACGCTGACTGGTCACTGCGCGTCAACGCGGAATACAGATCGCAGCTTGTCGCGCGTGCTGTCGATCTCGTGCAGCTCTTCCCTGCCGCCGCATACGCTAAGAACGGTGCAGACATCAGGCTTGCCGTCGATGCCGTTGAAGACATGTTCCGGCTGCCCGATCTCACGCACGTCGTGATCGTGGGCGGCGATTCCGACTACGTGCCTCTCGCGCAACGGTGCAAGCGACTCGGGCGCTATGTGGTCGGCGTGGGCGTGGCCGGTTCGACCGCGAAGTCGCTGGCGGCGGCGTGCGACGAGTTCGAGTCGTACGAGTCGCTCTCCGGGGTAGCCCGGGTGGAGCCAGTTCAGGCAAAGACAAAGACAGCCCGCAAGGCGAAGGCGGCGGAGCCCGACGACCACCCTGAGACCGGCTCTGACGAGTCGAGCGACCCAGACGATCAGGATGCCGCGACCGCACTGCTCGAGCGGGCGCTGCGACTCGGGCACGACAAGAGCGGTTCGGACGAGTGGTTGCACACGTCTGCGGTGAAGACTCACATGCGCCGCATGGACCCTTCGTTCAGCGAGAAGGCGCTCGGCTACCGGTCGTTCAACGACTTCCTGAAGTCACGCGACAGCATGACCGAGCTCGAAGAAAGCGGCCACGAACGCCTCGTTCGCCTGCGTGAACGCTGA
- a CDS encoding YrhK family protein has translation MSDATAAGGARGALVIHLGPEELVIRKRYETLSIVNDILIGLWFIVGSFLFFSEATSYAATWLFVIGSVEMLIRPLIRFARHVHLRRFHPGESEAVAANDY, from the coding sequence ATGTCAGACGCCACGGCTGCAGGCGGCGCACGGGGAGCCCTAGTGATTCATCTGGGGCCGGAAGAACTCGTCATCCGCAAGCGATACGAGACGCTCAGCATCGTCAACGACATCCTGATCGGTCTCTGGTTCATCGTGGGCAGTTTCCTCTTCTTCTCTGAGGCGACGAGCTACGCGGCGACCTGGCTCTTCGTCATCGGCAGCGTCGAGATGCTGATCCGACCGCTCATTCGCTTCGCCCGCCATGTGCACCTGCGACGGTTCCACCCTGGCGAGTCCGAGGCCGTAGCTGCGAACGACTACTGA
- a CDS encoding MFS transporter, which translates to MSSESVAPRKPRLGRDVYVLGVVAFFVMVGFGVVVPVLPVFVRSFDVGYLEVGAVVSAFAFMRLIASPFCGWLIKRGGERTILAIGIGIVAVSSALVGVAQTYVEVLVLRGAGGIGSAMFSVSAMTLLLGSTPLSLRGRAVGFYQGGFLIGGMAGPALGGLLALVSLRAPFFFYAGTLAIAGLVGLFMLHRTETTETGANAIVKPFREVVRDVRYQAACLANFTQGWAGLGVRSALVPVLVVEVLHHDPAWTGIAFAIAAVVQTLTLAPAGTFVDKVGRRPAIIGAYALAAASLVVMPFVGDLWMLVVLLALYGVASAFTGTAPAASVGDAAGARSGTPVAVFSMFSDLGAIIGPLAAGLLVDTISYGAAFGVAAALLLAASIYAFRMPRGFRASQTPS; encoded by the coding sequence GTGAGTTCTGAATCGGTCGCCCCGCGCAAACCGCGCCTCGGACGCGACGTCTACGTTCTGGGCGTCGTTGCGTTCTTCGTGATGGTGGGCTTCGGCGTCGTCGTGCCCGTGCTTCCCGTGTTCGTGCGCAGTTTCGACGTCGGCTATCTCGAAGTGGGTGCCGTCGTATCGGCATTCGCATTCATGCGCTTGATCGCGAGTCCGTTCTGCGGGTGGCTGATCAAGCGCGGTGGCGAACGCACGATTCTCGCGATCGGCATCGGGATCGTCGCCGTGTCGAGTGCGCTCGTCGGCGTTGCCCAGACCTACGTCGAGGTGCTGGTGCTGCGCGGCGCGGGCGGCATCGGCTCTGCCATGTTCTCGGTATCGGCAATGACGCTGCTGCTTGGCTCGACGCCGCTGTCGCTCCGTGGTCGCGCCGTTGGCTTTTACCAGGGCGGCTTCTTGATTGGCGGAATGGCGGGCCCTGCGCTCGGTGGGCTGCTCGCTCTCGTCTCTCTGCGCGCCCCGTTCTTCTTCTATGCCGGAACGCTCGCGATCGCGGGACTGGTTGGGCTGTTCATGCTGCATCGCACCGAGACAACCGAAACCGGGGCGAACGCCATTGTGAAGCCCTTTCGTGAGGTCGTGCGCGACGTGCGCTATCAGGCAGCGTGCCTGGCTAACTTCACACAGGGTTGGGCGGGTCTCGGAGTGCGCAGCGCCCTCGTGCCCGTGCTTGTGGTGGAGGTGCTGCACCACGACCCGGCCTGGACAGGCATCGCCTTCGCCATTGCTGCCGTCGTGCAGACGCTGACTCTTGCACCGGCAGGCACATTCGTCGACAAAGTGGGGCGTCGCCCGGCGATCATCGGAGCATACGCGCTCGCGGCGGCGTCGCTCGTCGTGATGCCGTTCGTCGGCGATCTGTGGATGCTCGTCGTGCTGCTCGCGCTGTATGGCGTGGCGTCGGCGTTCACCGGCACCGCGCCCGCGGCATCCGTTGGTGATGCTGCGGGAGCTCGCAGCGGAACTCCCGTCGCCGTGTTCTCGATGTTCTCAGACCTCGGTGCGATCATCGGTCCGCTTGCCGCGGGGCTTCTCGTCGACACGATCTCATATGGCGCCGCGTTTGGTGTCGCGGCAGCTCTGCTGCTGGCAGCATCCATTTATGCGTTCAGGATGCCGCGAGGCTTCCGAGCGTCTCAGACGCCGTCCTGA
- a CDS encoding GNAT family N-acetyltransferase: MAIDVLPATNFDDVATLVGPKRPDANVCFCLSYRLQAKEHNQLHGAARGERVRQLCAETPPPGVIAYENDEPVAWAGVHPRADTSFARNRKIPHVDDLDVWSIWCMRVRPGHRKQGLVHPLLAGAVAFARENGAPAVEGYPVDNGVKKVDLTMAYVGTRATFEKAGFVKAADTTSVLNGFPRVLMRLDLR, translated from the coding sequence ATGGCTATCGACGTGCTGCCAGCCACGAACTTCGACGACGTTGCCACGCTTGTCGGTCCCAAGAGGCCGGACGCCAACGTGTGCTTCTGTCTGAGCTATCGCCTTCAGGCGAAGGAGCACAACCAACTGCATGGCGCCGCTCGGGGCGAGCGTGTCAGACAGCTGTGTGCCGAGACACCGCCGCCCGGCGTGATCGCCTATGAGAACGACGAGCCAGTCGCGTGGGCAGGCGTCCACCCACGCGCGGACACGAGCTTTGCCCGCAACCGAAAGATTCCACACGTCGACGATCTCGACGTGTGGAGCATCTGGTGCATGAGGGTGCGGCCCGGGCACCGCAAGCAGGGCCTTGTACACCCGCTGCTCGCGGGTGCCGTCGCGTTCGCGCGCGAGAACGGAGCGCCCGCTGTTGAGGGGTACCCGGTCGACAACGGCGTGAAGAAGGTCGACCTGACCATGGCCTACGTCGGCACCCGCGCCACATTCGAGAAGGCGGGATTCGTGAAGGCCGCAGATACGACATCGGTGCTCAACGGTTTTCCCCGCGTTCTCATGAGGCTTGACCTTCGGTGA
- a CDS encoding GAP family protein — MDIDFVTGAVLHGPALLGVLAILALIDSTSFGTLLIPVWLLLAPGRLRPGRVLIYLATITAFYAAVGIMIALGATYFTDAISAALASPLARWLQLLLGAGMLILSFTMDTGTKKKNGTAESEPSEPGRLARWRARAMGVTEATTADATSPSSGAGSGTVTAERTGTVAPLMMLALTAAVIEVASMLPYLAGIGLISASGAGWPGSAGLILGYCLVMVLPALILLGARIFAHRAIEPLLQRVNDWVTKHAASSTAWIVGIVGFLLARDAVLALDLFDVVGRLI, encoded by the coding sequence ATGGACATCGATTTCGTCACCGGCGCCGTGCTGCATGGCCCGGCTCTCCTCGGCGTGCTCGCAATTCTCGCGCTCATCGATTCGACGAGCTTCGGCACTCTCCTCATTCCGGTCTGGCTTCTGCTTGCCCCCGGGCGGCTTCGACCCGGACGCGTGCTCATCTACCTGGCGACGATCACGGCTTTCTACGCGGCAGTCGGCATCATGATCGCCCTCGGGGCAACCTACTTCACCGACGCAATCTCAGCCGCCCTGGCGTCTCCCCTCGCGCGATGGCTGCAGCTTCTGCTGGGCGCGGGAATGCTCATTCTTAGCTTCACCATGGATACCGGAACGAAAAAGAAGAACGGGACGGCTGAATCCGAGCCCAGCGAGCCGGGTCGCCTTGCGCGTTGGCGCGCCCGGGCGATGGGTGTGACAGAGGCCACGACCGCCGACGCGACGTCACCATCATCAGGAGCAGGTTCTGGCACGGTCACCGCAGAACGCACCGGTACAGTTGCGCCGCTCATGATGCTCGCGCTTACCGCCGCCGTCATCGAAGTGGCGTCGATGCTCCCCTACCTCGCAGGCATCGGTCTGATCTCAGCATCCGGTGCGGGGTGGCCGGGCTCGGCGGGGCTCATTTTGGGCTACTGTCTCGTGATGGTGCTTCCCGCGCTCATCCTCTTGGGCGCGCGTATCTTCGCGCACCGCGCCATCGAGCCGCTGCTGCAGCGCGTCAACGACTGGGTCACCAAACACGCGGCGAGCTCCACCGCGTGGATCGTCGGCATCGTCGGTTTTCTCCTGGCTCGCGACGCCGTGCTTGCGCTCGACCTCTTCGACGTGGTCGGCCGTCTCATCTGA
- a CDS encoding sensor histidine kinase, with the protein MATITRVASRAVTWARARPGLMHWGGTALFAAACTVLVVAGNVGVVVVDRELGRAVFAVPVAMAVLGNALRRRAPGVALVLSLMAVGFDLALGGSNALILYVMDGLYSASCYGRRGVRRATYGVAVAGVAMVTVGPMAQGLNAVVLGALQGIAIFGTPIWWGANVRQRNEIAELGDERLALERERGDDLRRIAELQRDEAVRDERSRMASELHDVVASRLSAIALNSAAGLTVPTTGDTDAAWRGIAERQRAVLETVRESSIGALHDMRSLITVLRAGDEPLAAASVDTSLAGLERLVRDAESASEISVSLSLPDSASYDAIGDPVRQAITRICGEIIANAVKHAPGSVLDLLIDIGGVVRIVARNTMPHAGADAAVPSAGIGIRVMRERAEAFGGELESSADDSGCWRVDARIPVQSSTTGATP; encoded by the coding sequence ATGGCCACTATTACCCGCGTCGCGAGCCGGGCCGTCACATGGGCGCGCGCGCGGCCGGGCCTGATGCACTGGGGTGGAACCGCACTGTTCGCGGCGGCGTGCACCGTGCTCGTCGTGGCGGGCAACGTCGGCGTCGTCGTCGTCGATCGCGAGCTGGGTCGAGCGGTGTTCGCCGTGCCTGTCGCAATGGCTGTGCTTGGCAACGCGCTGAGGCGCAGGGCACCCGGAGTCGCCCTCGTTCTGAGTCTCATGGCGGTGGGCTTCGATCTGGCGTTGGGAGGGTCGAACGCCCTGATCCTATACGTCATGGACGGGCTCTACTCGGCATCGTGCTACGGGCGCCGCGGCGTTCGCCGTGCGACGTACGGTGTTGCCGTTGCCGGGGTGGCCATGGTGACAGTCGGCCCGATGGCGCAGGGACTGAATGCCGTGGTGCTCGGGGCCCTGCAAGGTATTGCGATCTTCGGAACGCCGATCTGGTGGGGTGCGAATGTGAGGCAGCGCAACGAGATCGCCGAACTCGGTGACGAGCGTCTCGCCCTCGAGCGCGAGCGCGGCGATGACCTTCGTCGCATTGCGGAGCTGCAGCGCGACGAGGCTGTGCGTGACGAGCGGTCGCGCATGGCAAGCGAACTGCACGACGTCGTCGCATCACGTCTCTCTGCCATCGCCCTCAATTCTGCGGCGGGTCTCACGGTGCCCACCACCGGCGACACCGATGCTGCATGGCGGGGCATCGCCGAACGCCAACGCGCCGTGCTCGAGACTGTTCGAGAGTCGAGCATTGGCGCACTTCACGACATGCGCTCGCTCATCACTGTGCTTCGGGCGGGCGATGAACCGCTCGCTGCTGCCTCCGTCGATACGTCGCTTGCAGGGCTTGAACGACTCGTGCGCGATGCCGAGTCGGCATCCGAGATCTCGGTTTCGCTGTCACTGCCTGACTCGGCCTCGTATGACGCCATCGGCGATCCGGTGCGCCAGGCCATTACGCGCATCTGCGGCGAGATCATCGCCAACGCGGTGAAACACGCACCCGGTAGTGTGCTCGACCTGCTCATCGACATTGGTGGCGTCGTACGTATTGTCGCGCGCAACACGATGCCGCATGCCGGCGCGGATGCTGCGGTGCCGAGTGCCGGAATCGGCATCCGCGTAATGCGCGAGCGGGCCGAGGCCTTCGGCGGTGAGCTGGAGTCGTCAGCAGACGACAGCGGATGCTGGCGCGTCGATGCGCGCATCCCGGTGCAGTCCTCCACAACGGGGGCGACACCATGA
- a CDS encoding response regulator, giving the protein MRGIRVLLADDHAAIRLGLRTMLENAGIVVVGEASNGDEAVTLVAELAPDVVLMDIRMPGRDGISATRQITREALADVLVLTTFDIDEFVFEAMRAGAAGFLLKTVEPDALVAAIRHVAAGDGVIAPQVTRRLLAAFAGEAGRGTAGGALSATETRHNAGVQTPSTVRDDAGRGVHELTARERDVLAALGRGLSNQQIAAELFISEATAKTHVSRVLRKLGCTSRMQAAIVARESGLA; this is encoded by the coding sequence ATGAGGGGCATTCGCGTGCTGCTCGCCGACGATCACGCGGCGATTCGGCTGGGGTTGCGCACCATGCTCGAGAATGCCGGCATCGTCGTCGTCGGTGAAGCGAGCAACGGCGACGAGGCGGTGACGCTCGTCGCAGAGCTCGCGCCCGACGTCGTGCTTATGGACATTCGGATGCCGGGTCGAGACGGCATCAGCGCAACGCGCCAGATCACGCGCGAGGCGCTCGCCGATGTGCTCGTGCTGACGACATTCGACATCGATGAGTTTGTCTTCGAGGCCATGCGTGCCGGCGCTGCCGGCTTCTTGCTGAAGACTGTCGAGCCCGATGCGCTTGTCGCGGCCATCCGGCACGTGGCCGCGGGCGACGGGGTCATCGCCCCCCAGGTCACCCGCCGCCTCCTCGCGGCGTTCGCCGGGGAGGCCGGCCGCGGCACCGCGGGAGGGGCTTTGAGCGCTACCGAAACGCGTCACAACGCAGGGGTGCAGACGCCGTCAACTGTGCGCGATGACGCTGGGCGCGGAGTCCACGAGCTCACCGCGCGTGAACGTGACGTTCTCGCGGCGCTCGGTCGCGGACTGTCAAACCAGCAGATCGCCGCCGAGCTCTTCATCTCAGAAGCGACAGCGAAGACCCACGTCTCGCGTGTGCTGCGCAAGCTGGGCTGCACGTCGCGCATGCAAGCGGCGATCGTTGCACGCGAGAGCGGGCTCGCGTAG
- a CDS encoding cation diffusion facilitator family transporter: MSASGGNKAIIAAFSANLGIAVTKFVAWAFSGSASMLAEGVHSLADSGNQLLLLLGGHQARKAADREHPFGYGRERYVYAFVVAIILFSVGGVFSIYEGINKLQHPHELTMWWLPILVLVVAIALESYSLRTAVKESNSVRGDRSWVQFVRRAKAPELPVVLLEDVAALLGLVFALFGVGLTAITGNPVFDAIGTLFIGTLLVLVAVVLGIETKSLLVGEGATTEDYARIVSAVEADGEIEKLIHIKTLYLGPDELLVAAKLGFGRSATLETVASGIDAIEGRVREAVPAARVLYFEPDVYRADAAVDTESIVVRGED, from the coding sequence ATGAGCGCATCAGGCGGAAACAAAGCGATCATCGCGGCGTTCTCGGCGAACCTCGGGATTGCTGTCACCAAGTTTGTTGCGTGGGCATTCTCAGGCTCGGCCTCCATGCTCGCCGAGGGCGTGCACTCGCTCGCGGACTCCGGCAACCAGCTGCTTCTGCTTCTCGGCGGCCACCAGGCTCGCAAGGCCGCCGACCGCGAGCATCCATTCGGCTATGGGCGCGAACGATACGTGTACGCGTTCGTCGTCGCCATCATTCTGTTCAGCGTCGGCGGCGTGTTCTCGATTTACGAGGGAATCAACAAGCTGCAGCATCCGCACGAGCTCACCATGTGGTGGCTTCCGATTCTGGTGCTCGTTGTCGCGATCGCGCTCGAGAGCTATTCGCTGCGCACCGCGGTGAAAGAGTCCAACTCCGTGCGCGGCGACCGGTCATGGGTGCAGTTCGTGCGTCGGGCGAAAGCGCCGGAGCTTCCGGTTGTGCTGCTCGAAGACGTCGCGGCGCTTCTGGGCCTCGTGTTTGCACTGTTCGGAGTCGGACTCACAGCGATCACCGGAAATCCGGTCTTCGATGCGATCGGAACTCTCTTTATTGGAACCCTGCTCGTTCTCGTCGCGGTCGTGCTTGGAATTGAGACGAAGAGCCTCCTTGTCGGCGAGGGTGCAACAACCGAGGACTACGCGCGCATCGTGTCTGCCGTTGAAGCGGATGGTGAGATCGAGAAGCTCATCCACATCAAGACTCTCTACCTTGGGCCGGATGAACTGCTCGTCGCTGCGAAGCTGGGCTTCGGGCGATCGGCGACGCTCGAGACCGTCGCGTCAGGCATTGATGCGATCGAGGGCCGCGTGCGCGAGGCAGTCCCCGCCGCACGCGTGCTCTACTTCGAGCCCGATGTCTATCGGGCGGATGCTGCCGTAGACACCGAGTCGATCGTGGTGCGCGGCGAAGACTGA
- a CDS encoding N-acetylglucosamine kinase — MTHITRLSLDGGQSGVRLRGITDAGRELTASAPGVLTDRPVLDQMADEVLSFAEAHDATCAEVAVGVSGLTPAATTPERFISAIQHLGVHRVAVAHDSVSGYLAANNTEPGVMLAVGTGVVVLAVTHVGVAKVDGWGNLIGDAGSGYWVGREGLSAVMRAFDGRGATTVLTEQAEQTFGSLDELYMVLQSDPRRVSRIASFCRTTVDAARAGDGVATHIVRDAAAELAHSARSALVRAGWTQGQPTRVSAVGSLPTKSEFFRTHLEEALHEKGLGGAVQPPLHAEPIDGVAALLDVDSQHPLREQIAIAVA, encoded by the coding sequence ATGACTCACATCACTCGACTCAGTCTCGATGGCGGACAATCAGGTGTTCGCCTGCGCGGGATCACAGATGCGGGGCGCGAACTGACAGCATCCGCCCCCGGCGTTCTCACCGACAGACCCGTTCTCGACCAGATGGCAGACGAAGTGCTCTCCTTCGCTGAAGCACACGACGCCACATGTGCCGAGGTCGCCGTCGGAGTGTCTGGCCTCACACCCGCGGCGACGACACCCGAACGGTTCATCAGCGCAATCCAGCATCTCGGCGTTCACCGCGTTGCCGTCGCGCACGATTCGGTCAGCGGCTACCTCGCCGCCAACAACACTGAGCCAGGCGTCATGCTCGCCGTCGGAACGGGCGTCGTCGTGCTCGCGGTCACGCACGTCGGCGTTGCGAAAGTCGACGGCTGGGGGAACCTCATCGGCGACGCCGGCAGCGGGTACTGGGTGGGTCGCGAGGGCCTCAGCGCCGTGATGCGCGCTTTTGACGGCAGAGGCGCGACGACAGTGCTGACCGAGCAGGCAGAGCAGACGTTCGGCAGTCTCGATGAGCTCTACATGGTGCTGCAGTCCGACCCACGTCGCGTCTCGCGCATCGCGTCCTTCTGCCGCACGACCGTCGACGCCGCCCGCGCGGGCGACGGGGTCGCAACGCACATTGTGCGCGACGCCGCAGCCGAACTGGCGCACTCCGCGCGGTCCGCGCTCGTTCGGGCGGGATGGACGCAGGGCCAACCCACACGCGTCAGCGCGGTGGGCTCACTGCCCACAAAGTCAGAGTTCTTCCGCACGCACCTCGAAGAGGCTCTGCATGAGAAAGGGCTCGGCGGTGCCGTGCAGCCGCCATTGCATGCTGAGCCGATCGACGGCGTCGCCGCACTGCTCGACGTCGACAGCCAGCATCCGCTTCGTGAACAGATCGCTATCGCCGTCGCCTGA